In Miscanthus floridulus cultivar M001 chromosome 5, ASM1932011v1, whole genome shotgun sequence, one genomic interval encodes:
- the LOC136453832 gene encoding proline transporter 1-like — MQCVRPSPSWAVQAASLAHLEQAGDKRRGAMAGSSMDTEAAGHELKQGSGYSIPATAHAVDTDSWQQVGLLMVIGFNCAYVLSFSNLMMVPLGWAWGVACLLLVGAAAWYANWLLAGLHFVDGQRFIRYRDLMGFVFGRNMYYITWFLQFTTLLLCNMGFILLGARALKAINTEFTHTPARLQWFITATGFIYFAFAYFVPTISAMRNWLAASAALTLAYDVALLAILIRDGKSNKQKDYNVHGTQAEKVFNALGAVAAILVCNTSGLLPEIQSTVREPAVRGMRLALLLQYTAGAAGYYGISVAGYWAYGSAVSEYLPNELGGPRWAAVLINATAFLQSIVSQHLFTVPIHEAMDTRLQRLGEGMFSRYNLTRRLCARGLVFGFNVFVTALFPFMGDFVNLVGSFALVPLTFTFPSMVILKIKGKSGGRCNRLWHWGIIVFSSVLCVATTAAAVRLIFNNARIYQFFADM, encoded by the exons ATGCAGTGTGTTAGGCCAAGTCCCTCCTGGGCCGTGCAAGCTGCTAGCTTAGCTCATTTGGAACAAGCAGGTGACAAGAGAAGAGGAGCAATGGCTGGTTCTTCAATGGACACTGAAGCTGCAGGCCACGAGCTCAAGCAGGGCAGCGGCTACAGCATCCCGGCTACTGCTCATGCGGTAGACACAG ACTCGTGGCAGCAGGTGGGGCTGCTGATGGTGATCGGTTTCAACTGCGCCTACGTGCTCAGCTTCTCCAACCTCATGATGGTGCCCCTGGGCTGGGCCTGGGGCGTCGCCTGCCTGCTGCTCGTCGGCGCCGCCGCATGGTACGCCAACTGGCTCCTCGCCGGCCTCCATTTCGTAGACGGACAGAGGTTCATCCGCTACAGGGACCTCATGGGCTTCGTATTCG GGAGGAACATGTACTACATCACTTGGTTCCTGCAGTTCACCACTCTACTTCTGTGCAACATGGGCTTCATTTTGCTAGGCGCAAGAGCACTCAAG GCAATCAACACGGAGTTTACCCACACCCCTGCCAGGCTGCAGTGGTTCATCACCGCGACGGGATTCATCTACTTCGCCTTCGCCTACTTCGTGCCGACGATTTCTGCCATGAGGAACTGGCTCGCCGCGTCGGCCGCGCTAACATTAGCGTACGACGTCGCTCTGCTGGCTATCCTGATCAGAGATG GGAAATCGAACAAGCAGAAGGACTACAACGTCCACGGAACCCAAGCCGAGAAGGTATTCAATGCGTTGGGCGCCGTCGCTGCCATCCTCGTCTGCAACACGTCCGGGCTGCTCCCGGAGATACAG TCGACGGTGCGGGAGCCGGCGGTGCGCGGCATGAGGCTGGCGCTGCTGCTCCAATACACCGCCGGCGCCGCGGGGTACTACGGCATCAGCGTGGCGGGGTACTGGGCGTACGGGTCGGCGGTGTCGGAGTACCTCCCCAACGAGCTCGGCGGCCCGAGGTGGGCCGCCGTCCTCATCAACGCCACCGCCTTCCTGCAGAGCATTGTGTCCCAACAC CTGTTCACGGTGCCGATCCACGAGGCGATGGACACGCGGCTGCAGCGGCTGGGCGAGGGCATGTTCTCCCGCTACAACCTCACGCGCCGCCTCTGCGCGCGGGGGCTCGTCTTCGGCTTCAACGTCTTCGTCACCGCCCTGTTCCCGTTCATGGGGGACTTCGTCAACCTCGTCGGCTCCTTCGCGCTCGTCCCGCTCACCTTCACGTTCCCCAGCATGGTCATCCTAAAG atcaaagggaagagcGGTGGGAGATGTAACAGACTTTGGCATTGGGGGATCATCGTTTTCTCCTCGGTTCTCTGCGTCGCTACCACTGCCGCCGCCGTTCGTCTGATCTTCAACAATGCTAGGATCTACCAATTCTTCGCCGACATGTAG